A single window of Rhodococcus jostii RHA1 DNA harbors:
- a CDS encoding C4-dicarboxylate transporter DctA, with protein MSTATGKTKKRDRTHWLYMGVIVAVVAGVLVGWLAPGVGKSLGVLGTMFVDLIKMMISPVIFCTIVLGIGSVKAAAKVGKVGGLALTYFIGMSTVALGIGLVVGNLLNPGSGLNISADTAGTGAALAEKAHGAGGTMDFLQSIIPTSLMSALTEGSVLQTLFVALLVGFGLQALGKQGEPILRGVASVQKLVFKILSMILWLAPIGAFGAIANVVGQTGLSAVVQLATLMLGFYLTCLIFVFGVLGSVLRVVAGVSIFKLVKYLAREYLLIFATSSSESALPRLIAKMEHVGVERTTVGVVVPTGYSFNLDGTAIYLTMASIFIADAMGQPLSFPEQLSLLVFMIIASKGAAGVSGAGLATLAGGLQSHRPELLDGVGLIVGIDRFMSEARAVTNFSGNAVATLLVGSWTNTIDNERVRTVLDGKLPFDESTMVDDGHGEVVEEQATETPAADEPRVLVKS; from the coding sequence ATGAGTACTGCGACAGGGAAGACCAAGAAGCGCGACCGGACACACTGGTTGTACATGGGGGTCATCGTCGCCGTCGTCGCGGGCGTCCTCGTCGGATGGCTGGCTCCGGGAGTCGGCAAGTCGCTCGGCGTGCTCGGCACGATGTTCGTCGACCTCATCAAGATGATGATCAGCCCCGTCATCTTCTGCACGATCGTGCTCGGCATCGGATCGGTGAAGGCCGCAGCCAAGGTCGGCAAGGTCGGCGGACTCGCCCTCACCTACTTCATCGGGATGTCCACGGTCGCGCTCGGCATCGGCCTGGTGGTCGGCAACCTGCTCAACCCGGGCTCCGGCCTGAACATCAGCGCCGACACCGCGGGCACCGGAGCGGCGCTCGCCGAGAAGGCCCACGGCGCCGGCGGCACCATGGACTTCCTCCAGTCGATCATCCCCACGTCGCTGATGTCGGCACTGACCGAGGGAAGCGTGCTGCAGACCCTGTTCGTCGCGCTGCTCGTCGGCTTCGGACTGCAGGCCCTCGGCAAGCAGGGTGAGCCGATCCTGCGCGGTGTCGCCTCCGTGCAGAAGCTCGTCTTCAAGATCCTGTCGATGATCCTGTGGCTCGCACCGATCGGTGCCTTCGGTGCCATCGCGAACGTCGTCGGCCAGACCGGTCTCAGCGCCGTCGTCCAGCTCGCCACGCTCATGCTCGGCTTCTACCTCACCTGCCTGATCTTCGTGTTCGGTGTCCTCGGATCCGTGCTCCGCGTCGTCGCAGGCGTCTCGATCTTCAAGCTGGTCAAGTACCTGGCCCGCGAGTACCTGCTGATCTTCGCCACGTCCTCGTCCGAGTCGGCCCTGCCCCGTCTGATCGCGAAGATGGAACACGTCGGCGTCGAGCGCACCACCGTCGGTGTCGTCGTCCCCACCGGCTACTCGTTCAACCTCGACGGCACGGCCATCTACCTGACCATGGCGTCGATCTTCATCGCCGATGCGATGGGCCAGCCGCTGTCCTTCCCCGAGCAGCTGTCGCTGCTGGTGTTCATGATCATCGCGTCCAAGGGTGCTGCCGGAGTCAGCGGCGCCGGGCTCGCCACCCTCGCGGGCGGCCTGCAGAGCCACCGTCCCGAACTGCTCGACGGCGTCGGCCTCATCGTCGGTATCGACCGGTTCATGTCCGAGGCCCGCGCGGTCACGAACTTCTCCGGCAACGCCGTCGCCACCCTGCTCGTCGGTTCCTGGACCAACACGATCGACAACGAGCGCGTCCGCACCGTCCTCGACGGCAAGCTCCCGTTCGACGAGTCGACGATGGTCGACGACGGCCACGGCGAGGTCGTCGAAGAGCAGGCCACCGAGACCCCTGCCGCCGACGAGCCGCGGGTCCTCGTGAAGAGCTGA
- a CDS encoding glutathione peroxidase has translation MTTPVQNIGINTLGGTPTSLGEYDGRAVLVVNVASKCGLTPQYKGLEKLATDYADRGLTVIGVPCNQFMGQEPGTAEEIETFCSTTYGVTFPLLEKIEVNGENRHPLYEELTKATDAEGAAGDIQWNFEKFLVAPDGTVVKRFRPRTEPDAPEVVEAIEAVLPK, from the coding sequence ATGACGACACCTGTTCAGAACATCGGCATCAACACACTCGGCGGCACCCCGACCTCACTCGGCGAATACGACGGTCGCGCCGTCCTCGTGGTGAACGTCGCCTCGAAGTGTGGACTGACCCCGCAGTACAAGGGCCTCGAGAAGCTCGCCACCGATTACGCCGACCGCGGACTGACCGTGATAGGCGTCCCGTGCAACCAGTTCATGGGTCAAGAGCCCGGCACCGCCGAAGAGATCGAGACCTTCTGCTCCACCACCTACGGCGTCACGTTCCCCCTGCTGGAGAAGATCGAGGTGAACGGCGAGAACCGGCACCCGCTCTACGAGGAACTGACCAAGGCCACCGACGCCGAGGGCGCCGCGGGCGACATCCAGTGGAACTTCGAGAAGTTCCTCGTCGCACCCGACGGCACCGTGGTGAAGCGGTTCCGTCCCCGCACCGAGCCCGACGCCCCCGAGGTCGTCGAGGCCATCGAGGCGGTCCTGCCCAAGTAG
- a CDS encoding S9 family peptidase, whose product MTSEGAKLTPPVAKKVPTERVHHGHTFVDEYEWLRDKEDAEVVAYLEAENAYTEQQTAHLAPLRDQIFQEIKSRTQETDMSVPTRMGDWWYYARTIEGKQYGVQCRAPIAGPDDWTPPELAPGVELPGEQVLLDGNAEAEGHDFFSIGAFSLSHDGTLLAYSVDVVGDERYTLRFKNLVTGELLPDEIPETAPGATWAIDHSHVFYLTVDESWRPDTVWRHKLGTDRAQDVTVFHEPDERFWVSVGSTRSEKYLMIWVGSKITSEGWVLESENPEGEFRVVLPRREGVEYGVEHAVVAGEDRFLIMHNDVVDGEKAENFVLAEAPVSDPTSQTILISHRSDVRLEEVDAFADHLVLGYRREALTRLAIWPLGEDGYGEFTEIEFDEELFSVGLGANPEWRQPTLRMAFTSFITPGQVYDYVLSTGELALRKSQPVLGEFDAGNYEQQRDWAVAEDGTRIPLSIVRRKTNGVDDPAPTLLYGYGSYEASMDPAFSVARLSLLDRGVVFVVAHVRGGGEMGRHWYETGKTLTKKNTFTDFVSSAQHLIDTGRTTPRQMVADGGSAGGLLMGAVANLAPELFAGILANVPFVDPLTSILDPSLPLTVIEWDEWGNPLENPEVYEYMRSYSPYENVEAKDYPAILAITSINDTRVLYVEPAKWVAKLRATKTGDSPLLLKTEMSAGHGGVSGRYEKWKEVAFEFAWVLDTIGE is encoded by the coding sequence ATGACCTCCGAAGGCGCGAAACTGACCCCGCCGGTCGCGAAGAAGGTGCCTACCGAACGCGTCCACCACGGTCACACGTTCGTCGACGAGTACGAGTGGCTGCGCGACAAGGAAGACGCCGAAGTCGTCGCGTATCTCGAGGCCGAGAACGCGTACACCGAGCAGCAGACCGCGCATCTCGCGCCGCTGCGGGACCAGATCTTCCAGGAGATCAAGTCGCGCACGCAGGAGACCGACATGTCGGTTCCCACCCGGATGGGCGACTGGTGGTACTACGCCCGCACCATCGAGGGCAAGCAGTACGGCGTCCAGTGCCGGGCACCGATCGCCGGCCCCGACGACTGGACCCCGCCGGAACTGGCTCCGGGTGTCGAACTGCCCGGTGAGCAGGTGCTGCTCGACGGCAACGCCGAGGCCGAGGGGCACGACTTCTTCTCGATCGGCGCTTTCTCCCTCAGCCACGACGGCACGCTCCTCGCGTACTCGGTCGACGTGGTCGGCGACGAGCGCTACACGCTGCGTTTCAAGAACCTCGTGACCGGCGAACTGCTGCCCGACGAAATCCCCGAGACCGCGCCGGGTGCTACCTGGGCCATCGACCACAGTCACGTCTTCTATCTCACCGTCGACGAGTCCTGGCGCCCCGACACCGTGTGGCGGCACAAGCTCGGCACCGACCGTGCGCAGGACGTCACTGTGTTCCACGAGCCGGACGAGCGGTTCTGGGTGTCGGTCGGGTCCACGCGGAGCGAGAAGTACCTCATGATCTGGGTGGGGTCGAAGATCACCAGCGAAGGCTGGGTGCTCGAATCGGAGAATCCCGAGGGCGAGTTCCGGGTGGTGCTGCCGCGACGCGAGGGCGTCGAATACGGCGTGGAGCACGCGGTCGTCGCGGGGGAAGACCGCTTCCTGATCATGCACAACGACGTCGTCGACGGTGAGAAGGCCGAGAACTTCGTGCTCGCCGAGGCGCCGGTATCCGATCCGACGTCGCAGACCATTCTCATTTCGCACCGCTCCGACGTGCGGTTGGAGGAGGTCGACGCGTTCGCCGACCACCTCGTGCTCGGTTACCGCCGGGAGGCGTTGACCCGGCTGGCCATCTGGCCGCTCGGTGAGGACGGCTACGGCGAGTTCACGGAGATCGAATTCGACGAGGAACTCTTCAGCGTCGGGCTCGGGGCCAACCCGGAATGGCGGCAGCCGACACTGCGGATGGCGTTCACGTCGTTCATCACGCCCGGCCAGGTGTACGACTACGTGCTGTCGACGGGTGAACTTGCCCTGCGCAAGTCGCAACCCGTGCTCGGCGAATTCGACGCCGGAAACTACGAGCAGCAACGCGACTGGGCCGTCGCCGAGGACGGGACGCGCATCCCGCTGTCGATCGTCCGGCGGAAGACGAACGGCGTCGACGACCCCGCCCCCACGCTCCTCTACGGGTACGGATCGTACGAGGCCAGCATGGATCCCGCGTTCTCCGTCGCGCGGCTGTCCCTGCTCGACCGTGGAGTGGTGTTCGTGGTCGCGCACGTGCGCGGCGGCGGCGAGATGGGCAGGCACTGGTACGAGACCGGCAAGACGCTCACGAAGAAGAATACCTTCACAGACTTCGTCTCGAGCGCACAGCATTTGATCGACACCGGGCGTACCACGCCGCGGCAGATGGTCGCCGACGGCGGCAGCGCAGGCGGCCTGCTGATGGGTGCGGTGGCCAACCTGGCCCCCGAACTGTTCGCCGGAATCCTCGCCAACGTTCCCTTCGTGGACCCGCTGACATCGATCCTCGACCCCTCACTGCCGCTGACCGTCATCGAATGGGACGAGTGGGGCAACCCGCTCGAGAACCCCGAGGTCTACGAATACATGCGCTCGTACAGTCCGTACGAGAACGTCGAGGCCAAGGACTACCCGGCGATCCTCGCGATCACCAGCATCAACGACACCCGGGTGCTCTACGTCGAACCGGCGAAGTGGGTCGCCAAACTGCGCGCCACCAAGACCGGCGACTCGCCGCTCCTCCTCAAGACGGAGATGAGCGCCGGGCACGGCGGTGTCAGCGGACGCTACGAGAAGTGGAAGGAAGTAGCGTTCGAATTCGCCTGGGTGCTCGACACGATCGGCGAGTAG
- a CDS encoding LppP/LprE family lipoprotein, which yields MKTRAAAFLTVVAATALTGCTGSDDAAESAASPVPQAASAAEVRSGRCLDLDSALVTDAFASLGNAPGGDPWVPGTASDAAGGDCPALLWATAETPMGTVSSPTQVLFFHDGAYLGTATAESYAYTRVVESTGDSVSVQYRWLGEQDANCCPSGGPAVITYSWDGSRVVMEQPLPQEMLDSYY from the coding sequence ATGAAGACTCGCGCGGCAGCATTTCTGACCGTCGTGGCTGCGACCGCGCTCACCGGGTGCACCGGAAGCGACGACGCGGCAGAATCCGCTGCCTCCCCGGTCCCACAGGCCGCTTCTGCCGCAGAAGTACGCAGCGGACGGTGCCTCGACCTCGATTCGGCACTGGTCACCGACGCGTTCGCGTCGCTCGGCAACGCACCGGGTGGCGATCCGTGGGTACCGGGAACCGCGTCCGATGCCGCCGGCGGGGACTGCCCCGCGCTGCTGTGGGCCACGGCGGAGACGCCCATGGGGACGGTGAGTTCGCCGACCCAGGTGCTCTTCTTCCACGACGGCGCGTATCTCGGCACCGCGACAGCCGAATCGTATGCCTACACGCGGGTGGTCGAGTCCACCGGCGACTCCGTATCGGTGCAGTACAGGTGGCTCGGCGAGCAGGACGCCAACTGCTGCCCGTCGGGCGGACCCGCGGTGATCACCTACTCCTGGGACGGGTCCCGGGTCGTGATGGAGCAGCCGCTGCCGCAGGAGATGCTCGACTCCTACTACTGA
- a CDS encoding response regulator — translation MIRVMIVEDEPLIAEAHRAYVERIQGFSVHTVVHDGNSAMRAVAAANGSDDPIDLVLLDIGLPDASGLDVAAALSGVRPSPDVIAVTSARDLEMVRTAVARGIALYLLKPFTFAAFRDKLERYREFRDALPAGSNALSQHDIDRAMSALRTSDERAASPKGVAPQTLDHISACVRDAAGPLTAAEVAASIGVSRVTAWRYLERLADDGVLTRHTEYGRAGRPQIRYALR, via the coding sequence GTGATCCGTGTGATGATCGTCGAGGACGAACCACTCATCGCCGAGGCGCATCGGGCGTATGTGGAACGCATTCAGGGTTTTTCGGTCCACACCGTAGTGCACGACGGTAACAGCGCGATGCGCGCGGTCGCCGCCGCGAACGGCAGCGACGACCCCATCGACCTCGTCCTGCTCGACATCGGCCTGCCGGATGCCAGCGGACTCGACGTGGCGGCGGCACTGAGCGGCGTGCGACCGAGTCCCGACGTGATCGCAGTGACCTCGGCCCGCGACCTCGAGATGGTCCGCACCGCCGTGGCGCGCGGAATTGCGTTGTATCTCCTGAAACCGTTCACGTTCGCGGCGTTCCGCGACAAACTCGAGCGGTACCGGGAATTCCGCGACGCCCTGCCCGCCGGAAGCAACGCGCTGAGTCAGCACGACATCGATCGGGCGATGTCGGCGCTGCGCACCTCCGACGAGCGCGCGGCGTCCCCGAAAGGCGTTGCACCACAGACACTCGACCACATCTCCGCCTGCGTCCGCGACGCTGCGGGACCGCTGACGGCGGCCGAGGTGGCGGCCAGTATCGGGGTCTCCCGGGTCACGGCCTGGCGGTATCTCGAACGTCTGGCCGACGACGGCGTGCTCACCCGGCACACCGAGTACGGTCGGGCGGGGCGCCCACAGATTCGCTACGCGCTGCGCTGA
- a CDS encoding sensor histidine kinase codes for MSVARQLFLLQLVVLVLVIGAGTALAIVDQRRDSDETTRRAVTAVATTLALSDGTVEALRSPDPTAVLQPQTERIRAATGTDFIVVMTPAGIRFTHTNPELIGGVFSGNIERALRGETFTETYAGSLGPSIRAVAPVYDGDRIAGLVSVGVTREKIGDQFAASLPTIFAVAAIGLAVSAAGSFLLSRRLRRQTLGMAPDELRQMYEHHDAVLHSIGEGLLVLGRDSGDSAKAEVVNDEARRLLDLPEGPVPVAALPESLRQSQGDDSRDEVHVTPDRVLLVSREPVTWEGQRLGTVLTLRDRTELQSIMGELDSVRGFAESLRSQAHESANRLHTIITMVELGRYDDAIAFATEDLRLSQELIDRLMTAVHEPALAALLLGKVGVAAERGVDLTVTEDTALGPVASLSARELVTLVGNLVDNAIDAARGATESPGEDAWVEVTVRQEDSMMVVRVADSGPGIPADELDKAVTRGYSTKSGQRGLGLALVAQVVARHGGTIHTEPSLGSMIVVEIPIDGAAS; via the coding sequence ATGAGCGTCGCGAGGCAGCTCTTCCTCCTGCAGCTCGTCGTGTTGGTGCTGGTCATCGGCGCCGGGACCGCGCTGGCCATCGTCGATCAGCGTCGCGACAGCGACGAGACCACCCGACGTGCCGTCACGGCCGTCGCGACCACGCTCGCGCTGTCGGACGGCACCGTCGAGGCATTGCGGTCCCCCGACCCGACGGCGGTTCTCCAGCCCCAGACCGAGCGGATCCGTGCCGCGACCGGCACCGATTTCATCGTCGTGATGACGCCCGCCGGCATCCGCTTCACCCACACCAATCCAGAGCTGATCGGCGGCGTGTTCTCCGGCAACATCGAGCGCGCGCTCCGCGGGGAGACGTTCACGGAGACGTATGCCGGCTCGCTGGGACCGTCGATCCGGGCCGTGGCCCCGGTGTACGACGGCGACCGGATCGCGGGTCTCGTGTCCGTCGGCGTCACACGCGAGAAGATCGGCGACCAGTTCGCCGCGAGCCTGCCGACCATCTTCGCGGTCGCCGCGATCGGTCTGGCGGTGTCGGCGGCCGGCTCGTTCCTGCTGAGCCGGCGCCTGCGCCGTCAGACACTGGGGATGGCGCCGGACGAGCTGCGGCAGATGTACGAACATCACGACGCCGTCCTGCACTCGATCGGCGAGGGCCTGCTGGTGCTCGGCCGCGACAGCGGCGACTCCGCGAAGGCCGAAGTGGTGAACGACGAAGCGCGCCGCCTCCTCGATCTCCCGGAAGGCCCGGTCCCGGTGGCTGCGCTGCCGGAGTCGTTGCGGCAGTCGCAGGGCGACGATTCCCGGGACGAGGTGCACGTGACCCCCGACCGCGTGCTGCTCGTCAGCCGGGAGCCCGTGACGTGGGAGGGGCAGCGTCTGGGGACGGTGCTGACACTGCGCGATCGCACCGAATTGCAAAGCATCATGGGTGAACTCGACTCCGTGCGCGGATTCGCGGAATCGCTGCGGTCGCAGGCCCACGAATCGGCGAACCGTCTGCACACGATCATCACGATGGTCGAACTGGGCCGCTACGACGACGCGATCGCGTTCGCCACCGAGGATCTGCGGTTGTCGCAGGAACTGATCGACCGCCTGATGACGGCGGTGCACGAACCCGCTCTGGCCGCACTGCTGCTCGGCAAGGTGGGTGTGGCCGCCGAACGGGGAGTCGACCTGACCGTCACCGAAGACACCGCCCTCGGACCCGTTGCGTCGCTCAGTGCGCGTGAACTCGTCACGCTGGTGGGTAATCTCGTGGACAATGCGATCGACGCCGCCCGCGGTGCGACGGAGTCCCCCGGAGAGGATGCGTGGGTGGAAGTGACCGTCCGTCAGGAGGATTCGATGATGGTGGTACGGGTGGCCGACAGCGGCCCCGGTATTCCCGCCGACGAACTCGACAAGGCGGTCACGCGCGGCTACTCCACCAAGTCGGGTCAGCGCGGGCTCGGGCTGGCGCTGGTGGCGCAGGTGGTGGCGCGGCACGGCGGGACGATCCACACGGAGCCGTCGCTCGGATCGATGATCGTCGTCGAGATCCCGATCGACGGGGCCGCCTCGTGA
- a CDS encoding DJ-1/PfpI family protein, giving the protein MHVQSALFDGFDPLDVIAPFEVLHAGGLYADGALTVELASAEGVREVPSGTAPLSLRAAATLDVGRADVIVVPGASGRVEERAEGEDTIPRILGRTLETRLPDVLREACADPDLIVATVCGGSLVLAMAGLVEGRHAVTHHLGMDLLDATGVVAVDARVVDDGDLVTAAGVTSGLDLGLYLLERELGPRIAHAVETLFAYERRGTVWRARGLEPTTI; this is encoded by the coding sequence ATGCATGTCCAGAGCGCGCTGTTCGACGGATTCGATCCGCTCGACGTCATCGCTCCCTTCGAGGTACTGCACGCGGGCGGTCTGTACGCCGACGGCGCGCTGACCGTCGAACTGGCCTCCGCCGAGGGCGTGCGTGAGGTCCCGAGTGGAACGGCGCCGCTGAGTCTGCGGGCCGCCGCGACGCTCGACGTGGGCCGGGCCGATGTGATCGTCGTGCCGGGTGCGTCGGGGCGCGTGGAAGAGCGCGCCGAGGGCGAAGACACCATCCCGAGAATTCTCGGACGGACCCTGGAGACGCGGCTCCCCGACGTACTGCGGGAGGCCTGTGCCGACCCGGACCTGATCGTCGCCACCGTCTGCGGCGGGTCGCTCGTGCTCGCGATGGCCGGACTCGTCGAAGGCCGCCACGCCGTCACCCATCACCTGGGGATGGATCTGCTCGACGCCACCGGGGTGGTCGCCGTGGACGCCCGCGTCGTCGACGACGGTGACCTCGTCACCGCGGCCGGCGTCACCTCAGGTCTGGACCTCGGACTGTATTTACTCGAACGGGAACTGGGACCGCGCATCGCGCACGCGGTCGAGACATTGTTCGCCTACGAGCGCCGCGGCACCGTCTGGCGTGCCCGTGGGCTCGAACCCACCACCATCTGA
- a CDS encoding MDR family MFS transporter, whose translation MATDTTPVDVGFRSERGPILVSLMLTTSLVALDATIISTAVFTIVGDLGGFSQFPWLFSIYLLTQAVSVPIYGKLADIFGRRPVMLLGIALFGVGSVLCGIAWSMPALIAFRAVQGLGAGAVQPMSMTIAGDIYTLAERAKAQGYLASVWGMSAVVGPTLGGVFSEYLSWRWIFFVNIPLCLLAAVMLIRNFDEKQVRTQRSIDYAGAGVLAVGATLLILGLLEGGQAWAWSSPISLGIFAAGFVFLIVFVLVERRAAEPVLPLWVFTRRVLAASSLVSLLVGAIVLGLTTYVPTFTQGVLGTGALVAGFALATLTIGWPIAASQSGRVYLRFGFRVTATAGSLLVVAGTALTLSLSVESAVWQVAICCFVIGGGMGLVASPTLIAAQSSVDWSERGVVTSTNMFARSIGSAVGVALFGALVNARLGGADNPAPGDLAGALHLVFVAALGAAVVLVVAAAAMPKSASAPEIESGAPTPDRRR comes from the coding sequence ATGGCGACGGACACGACCCCGGTCGACGTCGGGTTCCGTTCGGAACGCGGACCGATTCTCGTGTCACTGATGCTCACGACGTCACTGGTCGCGCTCGATGCGACCATCATCTCCACCGCCGTCTTCACCATCGTCGGGGACCTCGGCGGCTTCTCGCAGTTCCCGTGGCTGTTCTCGATCTACCTGCTCACCCAGGCCGTGTCGGTGCCGATCTACGGCAAGCTGGCCGACATCTTCGGCCGCAGGCCGGTGATGCTCCTGGGCATCGCCCTGTTCGGCGTCGGCTCGGTGCTGTGCGGGATCGCGTGGAGCATGCCCGCGCTGATCGCGTTCCGTGCTGTGCAGGGTCTCGGCGCCGGCGCCGTCCAGCCGATGAGCATGACCATCGCCGGAGACATCTACACCCTCGCCGAACGCGCCAAGGCCCAGGGTTATCTGGCCAGCGTGTGGGGCATGTCGGCGGTGGTCGGCCCGACCCTCGGCGGGGTGTTCTCCGAGTACCTGTCGTGGCGGTGGATCTTCTTCGTCAACATTCCTCTCTGCCTGCTCGCGGCCGTGATGCTGATCCGCAACTTCGACGAGAAGCAGGTACGCACACAGCGGTCCATCGACTACGCCGGCGCCGGAGTCCTGGCAGTCGGGGCGACGCTGCTCATCCTCGGACTCCTCGAGGGCGGGCAGGCCTGGGCGTGGAGTTCACCGATCAGTCTCGGCATCTTCGCGGCAGGATTCGTGTTCCTGATCGTCTTCGTCCTCGTGGAACGCCGCGCCGCCGAACCGGTACTGCCGCTGTGGGTGTTCACCCGGCGGGTTCTCGCGGCGAGCAGCCTCGTGTCACTGCTGGTCGGGGCGATCGTCCTGGGCCTCACCACCTACGTGCCGACCTTCACCCAGGGCGTCCTCGGGACGGGCGCGCTGGTCGCCGGGTTCGCGCTGGCCACCCTGACCATCGGCTGGCCGATCGCCGCGTCACAGTCCGGGCGCGTGTACCTGCGTTTCGGCTTCCGTGTCACGGCCACCGCGGGGAGTCTGCTGGTCGTGGCGGGCACCGCTCTCACGTTGAGCCTGTCCGTCGAATCGGCGGTGTGGCAGGTGGCGATCTGCTGCTTCGTCATCGGCGGGGGCATGGGACTCGTCGCGAGCCCGACCCTCATCGCGGCGCAGTCGAGCGTCGACTGGTCGGAGCGCGGCGTCGTCACGTCGACCAACATGTTCGCCCGGTCCATCGGCAGCGCCGTGGGGGTCGCCCTGTTCGGCGCCCTCGTCAACGCGCGACTGGGTGGCGCCGACAACCCCGCCCCCGGCGACCTGGCCGGCGCCCTGCATCTGGTGTTCGTGGCCGCCCTCGGCGCGGCCGTCGTACTCGTCGTCGCCGCGGCCGCGATGCCGAAGTCCGCCTCCGCACCGGAGATCGAGTCGGGCGCACCGACGCCCGACCGCCGGCGCTGA
- a CDS encoding GlxA family transcriptional regulator: MHTVAVLALDGVIAFDLATPIEVFGRTRLPDGRAAYRVKVCAPGGDVDAGAFTLRAPWDLSILDAADTIILPGLADPTAPLAPEVLEALRRAADSGTRIASICVGAFTLAATGLLDGRRATTHWAAAELLAARHPLVDVDPAVLYVDNGQFLTSAGAAAGLDLCLHMIRSDHGSAVAADAARLSVMPLEREGGQAQFIVHERPPSAELTSLEPLLRWMHENSREDLTLDDLARRAGTSPRTLNRRFREQTGTTPLQWLHRVRIHQAQYLLETTTHSVDRIAAQVGFGSPTAFRDRFKRVVGTSPHSYRAAFRGSSATA; this comes from the coding sequence ATGCACACCGTGGCAGTACTGGCACTCGACGGTGTCATCGCGTTCGATCTCGCCACCCCGATCGAGGTCTTCGGCCGCACCAGGCTGCCGGACGGACGCGCGGCCTACCGGGTGAAGGTGTGCGCCCCCGGCGGTGACGTGGATGCCGGCGCATTCACACTCCGCGCGCCGTGGGATCTGAGCATTCTGGACGCGGCCGACACGATCATCCTGCCGGGTCTGGCCGACCCCACCGCTCCGCTTGCACCCGAAGTTCTCGAGGCGCTGCGCCGGGCAGCCGACAGTGGCACCCGCATCGCGTCGATCTGCGTGGGAGCGTTCACTCTGGCCGCCACAGGACTACTCGACGGCAGACGGGCGACGACGCACTGGGCGGCCGCCGAACTCCTCGCCGCGCGTCACCCGCTGGTCGACGTGGATCCGGCCGTGCTCTACGTCGACAACGGCCAGTTCCTGACCTCGGCCGGTGCCGCGGCAGGCCTCGATCTGTGTCTGCACATGATCCGTTCGGATCACGGGTCGGCGGTCGCCGCCGACGCTGCACGGTTGTCGGTCATGCCGTTGGAACGCGAAGGCGGACAGGCGCAGTTCATCGTTCACGAACGACCACCGTCCGCGGAGCTGACGAGCCTCGAACCGCTGCTCCGGTGGATGCACGAGAACAGCCGCGAAGACCTGACGCTCGACGACCTCGCCCGGCGAGCCGGGACGAGCCCCCGCACCCTCAATCGGAGATTCCGCGAGCAGACCGGCACCACACCGTTGCAGTGGCTTCACCGCGTCCGGATTCATCAGGCGCAGTACCTCCTGGAGACCACCACTCACTCCGTCGACCGCATCGCCGCGCAGGTGGGCTTCGGGTCGCCGACCGCGTTCCGCGACCGGTTCAAGCGCGTCGTGGGCACCAGCCCCCACTCGTACCGCGCGGCGTTCCGCGGATCCTCGGCGACCGCGTGA
- a CDS encoding phosphoribosylaminoimidazolesuccinocarboxamide synthase, with protein MRPSLDSYAHLAGGKVRDLYTIDDEHLLLVASDRISAYDHVLSTPIPDKGRVLTAMSVFFFGVLGGNNHLAGEPDDSRIPEEVLGRALVVRKLDMVPVECVARGYLTGSGLLDYNETGAVCGVALPEGLVEASQLPDPIFTPASKAELGEHDENISFEAVVEKVGQDLAVKLRDDTLDIYGRASNFAADRGIILADTKLEFGLDPQGNLVLADEVLTPDSSRYWPADGYEAGKVQPSFDKQFVRNWLTGPESGWDRASDTPPPPLPAEIVEATRERYIEAYERISGLSFADWVG; from the coding sequence GTGCGCCCCTCACTCGATTCATACGCCCATCTGGCCGGTGGCAAGGTCCGCGACCTCTACACGATCGACGACGAGCACCTCCTGTTGGTCGCGAGCGACCGGATCTCCGCCTACGACCACGTCCTCAGCACCCCGATCCCGGACAAGGGGCGGGTGCTCACCGCGATGAGCGTCTTCTTCTTCGGCGTCCTCGGTGGCAACAACCATCTGGCCGGTGAACCCGACGACAGCCGGATCCCCGAAGAGGTCCTCGGCCGCGCGCTGGTGGTCCGGAAGCTGGACATGGTCCCCGTCGAGTGCGTGGCCCGCGGCTACCTCACGGGGTCGGGGCTGCTCGACTACAACGAGACCGGCGCGGTGTGCGGCGTCGCACTGCCCGAGGGGTTGGTGGAGGCGAGCCAGCTTCCCGACCCGATCTTCACGCCCGCCAGCAAGGCCGAACTGGGCGAGCACGACGAGAACATCAGTTTCGAGGCCGTGGTCGAGAAGGTGGGTCAGGACCTGGCCGTGAAGCTGCGCGACGACACCCTCGACATCTACGGCCGGGCGTCCAACTTCGCCGCGGACCGGGGCATCATCCTCGCGGACACCAAGCTCGAGTTCGGACTGGACCCGCAGGGCAACCTGGTTCTCGCCGACGAGGTCCTCACCCCCGACTCGTCCCGGTACTGGCCGGCCGACGGGTACGAGGCCGGGAAGGTGCAGCCGAGCTTCGACAAGCAGTTCGTCCGCAACTGGCTCACCGGACCCGAATCCGGCTGGGACCGCGCGTCCGACACTCCGCCGCCGCCGCTGCCCGCCGAGATCGTGGAGGCGACCCGCGAGCGGTACATCGAAGCGTACGAGCGGATCTCGGGTCTGTCGTTCGCGGACTGGGTGGGCTGA